From the Brassica napus cultivar Da-Ae chromosome A8, Da-Ae, whole genome shotgun sequence genome, one window contains:
- the LOC106361705 gene encoding YTH domain-containing family protein-like isoform X1, whose protein sequence is MAASNRSTNSSPSTGSAKDMVERLSTDKSVLQHQMLQDTNSFRPFCGSGYPFSPSSCGINTDSFHVGGYEHAVDTPSSYRSSTDTLSFEEVYHGMRYDDMFNHGNGVPSLPQHYGDLHADDANYFAPFRSSNQQYPVPDPFHASPEFHMSQTNSTHPYRHANEINSFETDYMMHSTRNFGFRNNMFGKPKGLNLNPFTGRRTFVPMASTTRSMKHPVSAELSANDFDMGSQHRTLQDDFGSSASLSYREQAYNQCRRASFSASASSSSSPSSTWELDYIFPPLDESRSGSCSDFYHRPAMSDLLTERNRGLRASRPNAKSKMITYDQQDLLSQFRDAKFFVIKSYSEDNVYKSMKYCVWASTKNGNKKLDAAYREAKTKEVACPVFLLFSVNASAQFCGVAEMVGPVDFETSVEYWQQDRWSGHFPVKWVIVKDVPNSLFRHIIIEDNDNKPVTNSRDTQEVGVEQGIEMINIFNSCEMKSSILDDFSFYEERQRIQDRKARQRALLENLRASSLTSVPTHLASSLHEDYVREMSKSFADALVLQHKLN, encoded by the exons ATGGCCGCTTCTAACCGAAGCACCAACTCTTCTCCTTCCACTG GTTCAGCTAAGGATATGGTGGAGAGGCTATCAACTGACAAGAGTGTTCTCCAGCATCAg ATGTTACAGGACACAAATAGCTTTCGCCCTTTCTGTGGTTCTGGTTATCCCTTTTCTCCAAGTTCCTGCGGTATTAACACAGACTCGTTTCACGTTGGAG GCTATGAACACGCAGTTGATACTCCAAGCTCGTACCGTTCAAGTACAGATACTCTAAGCTTTGAAGAAGTCTATCAT GGCATGAGATATGATGACATGTTTAACCATGGTAACGGTGTACCATCGTTGCCACAACATTATGGTGACCTCCATGCTGATGATGCAAACTATTTCGCTCCTTTTCGCTCATCAAATCAACAGTATCCAGTCCCAGACCCTTTTCATGCTTCTCCGGAGTTTCACATGTCTCAGACGAACTCTACACATCCTTATAGGCATGCGAACGAAATAAACAGTTTTGAGACTGATTATATGATGCACTCTACGAGGAACTTTGGCTTTAGAAATAATATGTTTGGGAAACCTAAGGGTTTGAATCTCAACCCCTTCACTGGAAGAAGAACGTTTGTTCCAATGGCGTCTACCACAAGAAGTATGAAGCATCCTGTCTCTGCTGAATTATCTGCAAATGATTTCGATATG GGTTCACAGCATCGAACTTTGCAAGATGATTTTGGATCTTCTGCAAGCTTAAGTTACAGAGAACAAGCTTACAACCAATGCAGAAGAGCCTCTTTCtctgcttctgcttcttcttcttcttctcctagctCAACTTGGGAGCTTGATTATATCTTTCCACCACTTGATGAATCAAGAAGTGGAAGCTGCAGCGACTTCTACCATCGCCCCGCCATGTCTGATTTGCTCACCGAGAGAAACAGAGGGCTTAGGGCTTCAAGGCCAAACGCTAAAAGCAAAATGATCACTTATGATCAACAAGATTTGCTCTCTCAGTTCAGGGACGCAAAGTTCTTCGTTATTAAGTCGTATAGCGAGGATAATGTCTACAAGAGCATGAAGTATTGCGTTTGGGCAAGCACTAAAAACGGAAACAAAAAGTTGGATGCTGCTTATCGTGAAGCAAAGACTAAAGAAGTGGCATGCCCAGTCTTTCTTTTGTTCTCG GTGAATGCTAGTGCACAGTTTTGTGGAGTGGCAGAGATGGTTGGACCGGTTGATTTCGAGACAAGTGTGGAGTACTGGCAACAGGATAGATGGTCAGGACACTTCCCGGTCAAGTGGGTGATTGTTAAAGATGTTCCCAACAGTCTCTTTCGTCACATCATAATTGAAGACAATGATAATAAGCCTGTCACTAACAGTAGAGACACCCAAGAG GTGGGAGTGGAACAAGGCATAGAGATGATAAATATATTCAATAGCTGTGAGATGAAATCTTCGATCCTCGATGACTTTAGCTTCTACGAAGAGCGGCAGAGAATTCAAGACAGAAAAGCCAGACAACGTGCTCTTCTTGAAAATCTCAGAGCCTCCTCTCTAACCTCTGTTCCAACACATCTCGCAAGTTCTCTCCATGAAGACTATGTAAGGGAAATGTCCAAGAGCTTTGCCGATGCTTTGGTCTTGCAACACAAACTCAATTAA
- the LOC106361704 gene encoding nuclear transport factor 2B, protein MAQMDPDAVAKAFVEHYYSTFDNNRVGLAGLYQEASMLTFEGQKIQGSQNIVAKLTSLPFQQCKHNISTVDCQPSGPASGMLVFVSGNLQLAGEEHALKFSQMFHLMPTPQGSFYVFNDIFRLNYA, encoded by the exons ATGGCGCAGATGGATCCCGATGCCGTGGCGAAGGCCTTCGTCGAGCACTACTACTCGACCTTCGACAACAACCGCGTCGGCCTCGCCGGTCTCTACCAGGAAGCTTCCATGCTGACCTTCGAGGGTCAGAAGATCCAGGGCTCTCAGAACATCGTCGCCAAGCTCACCTCTCTCCCTTTCCAGCAGTGCAAGCACAACATCTCCACCGTCGACTGTCAGCCTTCTGGTCCCGCCTCCGGTATGCTCGTTTTCGTCTCCGGCAACCTCCAGCTCGCCGGCGAGGAGCACGCCCTCAAGTTCAGCCAg ATGTTTCATTTGATGCCGACGCCACAAGGAAGCTTTTATGTGTTCAACGATATATTCAGGTTGAACTACGCTTGA
- the LOC106361705 gene encoding YTH domain-containing family protein-like isoform X2 has product MAASNRSTNSSPSTGSAKDMVERLSTDKSVLQHQDTNSFRPFCGSGYPFSPSSCGINTDSFHVGGYEHAVDTPSSYRSSTDTLSFEEVYHGMRYDDMFNHGNGVPSLPQHYGDLHADDANYFAPFRSSNQQYPVPDPFHASPEFHMSQTNSTHPYRHANEINSFETDYMMHSTRNFGFRNNMFGKPKGLNLNPFTGRRTFVPMASTTRSMKHPVSAELSANDFDMGSQHRTLQDDFGSSASLSYREQAYNQCRRASFSASASSSSSPSSTWELDYIFPPLDESRSGSCSDFYHRPAMSDLLTERNRGLRASRPNAKSKMITYDQQDLLSQFRDAKFFVIKSYSEDNVYKSMKYCVWASTKNGNKKLDAAYREAKTKEVACPVFLLFSVNASAQFCGVAEMVGPVDFETSVEYWQQDRWSGHFPVKWVIVKDVPNSLFRHIIIEDNDNKPVTNSRDTQEVGVEQGIEMINIFNSCEMKSSILDDFSFYEERQRIQDRKARQRALLENLRASSLTSVPTHLASSLHEDYVREMSKSFADALVLQHKLN; this is encoded by the exons ATGGCCGCTTCTAACCGAAGCACCAACTCTTCTCCTTCCACTG GTTCAGCTAAGGATATGGTGGAGAGGCTATCAACTGACAAGAGTGTTCTCCAGCATCAg GACACAAATAGCTTTCGCCCTTTCTGTGGTTCTGGTTATCCCTTTTCTCCAAGTTCCTGCGGTATTAACACAGACTCGTTTCACGTTGGAG GCTATGAACACGCAGTTGATACTCCAAGCTCGTACCGTTCAAGTACAGATACTCTAAGCTTTGAAGAAGTCTATCAT GGCATGAGATATGATGACATGTTTAACCATGGTAACGGTGTACCATCGTTGCCACAACATTATGGTGACCTCCATGCTGATGATGCAAACTATTTCGCTCCTTTTCGCTCATCAAATCAACAGTATCCAGTCCCAGACCCTTTTCATGCTTCTCCGGAGTTTCACATGTCTCAGACGAACTCTACACATCCTTATAGGCATGCGAACGAAATAAACAGTTTTGAGACTGATTATATGATGCACTCTACGAGGAACTTTGGCTTTAGAAATAATATGTTTGGGAAACCTAAGGGTTTGAATCTCAACCCCTTCACTGGAAGAAGAACGTTTGTTCCAATGGCGTCTACCACAAGAAGTATGAAGCATCCTGTCTCTGCTGAATTATCTGCAAATGATTTCGATATG GGTTCACAGCATCGAACTTTGCAAGATGATTTTGGATCTTCTGCAAGCTTAAGTTACAGAGAACAAGCTTACAACCAATGCAGAAGAGCCTCTTTCtctgcttctgcttcttcttcttcttctcctagctCAACTTGGGAGCTTGATTATATCTTTCCACCACTTGATGAATCAAGAAGTGGAAGCTGCAGCGACTTCTACCATCGCCCCGCCATGTCTGATTTGCTCACCGAGAGAAACAGAGGGCTTAGGGCTTCAAGGCCAAACGCTAAAAGCAAAATGATCACTTATGATCAACAAGATTTGCTCTCTCAGTTCAGGGACGCAAAGTTCTTCGTTATTAAGTCGTATAGCGAGGATAATGTCTACAAGAGCATGAAGTATTGCGTTTGGGCAAGCACTAAAAACGGAAACAAAAAGTTGGATGCTGCTTATCGTGAAGCAAAGACTAAAGAAGTGGCATGCCCAGTCTTTCTTTTGTTCTCG GTGAATGCTAGTGCACAGTTTTGTGGAGTGGCAGAGATGGTTGGACCGGTTGATTTCGAGACAAGTGTGGAGTACTGGCAACAGGATAGATGGTCAGGACACTTCCCGGTCAAGTGGGTGATTGTTAAAGATGTTCCCAACAGTCTCTTTCGTCACATCATAATTGAAGACAATGATAATAAGCCTGTCACTAACAGTAGAGACACCCAAGAG GTGGGAGTGGAACAAGGCATAGAGATGATAAATATATTCAATAGCTGTGAGATGAAATCTTCGATCCTCGATGACTTTAGCTTCTACGAAGAGCGGCAGAGAATTCAAGACAGAAAAGCCAGACAACGTGCTCTTCTTGAAAATCTCAGAGCCTCCTCTCTAACCTCTGTTCCAACACATCTCGCAAGTTCTCTCCATGAAGACTATGTAAGGGAAATGTCCAAGAGCTTTGCCGATGCTTTGGTCTTGCAACACAAACTCAATTAA
- the LOC106361702 gene encoding protein RDM16-like isoform X1: MANERYSRSNRDDRDRDSSVDRSPEREGGHRNQVRDRDGDSKRRDSDHYRPSRRDDREEERDSGKDRGRDREGSSRDRDRHHERSKDKEGRSKRKEREEENVNREGKKKSRFADGSSERRSRVEDVAEGSGAMNGVEIEGAASYSSTALETTSLAPRHTLPTKVSSISTKDENKGVSIVRSHEVHGKSSTDGRTSSTAGESSASLSSLDALAKAKKAIELGKGIADRFKKLSSMNQGTKPTSEGSPHTRVQSSTTTPAVSAGTSSASALPHAVFPGPESTSNIEAVRKAQELAAKMTFRHDPSALNYFSGQAPTETMAVTQKPAKPPVLRVDALGREIDEHGNVISVTKPSNLTTLKVNINKQKKDAFQILKPQLEVNPEENPHFDPRMGIDKNKILRPKRMSFEFVEEGKWTRDAESLKLKSQFGEAKARELKVKQAHLAKANDGINPNLIVVSERAPRKEKPKEVIPDVEWWDASVLTSGIYGDIADGVITDNDLKIEKLTHYIEHPRPIEPPAEAAPPPPQPLKLTKREQKKLRTQRRLSKEKEKQEMIRQGLLEPPKAKVKMSNLMKVLGPEATQDPTKLEKEIRTAAAEREQAHVDRNTARKLTPAEKREKKERKLFDDPTTTLETIVSVYKVNKLSHPKARFKVEMNARQNRLTGCSVMTDEMSVIVVEGKSKAIKRYGKVMLKRINWEEAVKKDDKEGEEEDEDEEENSENNKCWLAWQGSVAKQSFHRFHVQECLTESAAKKVFSDAGVAHYWDLAVNYTDD; this comes from the exons ATGGCAAACGAGAGATACTCAAGGAGCAACAGGGACGATCGTGATCGTGATTCGAGTGTGGATCGTTCGCCGGAGCGTGAAGGCGGACACCGGAACCAAGTCCGTGATCGCGATGGCGACTCGAAGCGTCGCGATTCGGATCATTATCGGCCGTCGAGGCGCGACGATAGggaggaagagagagatagcGGTAAGGATAGAGGTCGGGACAGGGAAGGGAGTAGTAGAGATAGAGATAGGCATCACGAGAGGTCTAAGGATAAGGAAGGGAGGAGcaagaggaaagagagagaggaagagaatgTGAATAGGGAAGGGAAGAAGAAATCTAGGTTTGCTGATGGGAGTAGTGAGAGGAGAAGCAGAGTTGAGGATGTAGCTGAGGGCTCTGGGGCCATGAACGGAGTCGAGATT GAGGGCGCCGCTTCATATAGTTCTACTGCATTGGAAACAACTTCATTGGCCCCTAGACACACCCTGCCCACTAAGGTATCTTCGATATCTACAAAGGATGAAAATAAGGGAGTTAGTATTGTCAGGTCTCATGAGGTTCATGGAAAATCTAGTACAGATGGAAGAACATCGTCAACAGCTGGGGAAAGTAGTGCAAGCTTGTCGTCTCTTGATGCATTAGCGAAAGCTAAGAAAGCGATAGAGCTTGGAAAGGGAATTGCGGATAGATTTAAGAAGCTTTCTTCG ATGAACCAGGGTACTAAGCCAACTTCAGAAGGTAGTCCACATACCAGAGTGCAATCATCGACTACCACTCCTGCTGTCTCTGCAGGAACATCTTCTGCTTCAGCACTGCCACATGCTGTCTTCCCTGGCCCTGAGAGTACTTCCAACATTGAAGCTGTTAGGAAAGCTCAGGAGTTGGCAGCAAAGATGACATTCCGTCATGATCCTTCAGCTCTCAATTATTTCTCAGGACAGGCACCCACAGAGACAATGGCTGTTACACAGAAACCGGCCAAGCCCCCTGTTCTGCGTGTGGATGCGCTTGGAAGGGAGATAGATGAACATGGGAATGTGATTAGTGTGACTAAACCAAGCAATCTTACTACATTAAAG GTTAACATCAACAAACAGAAGAAAGATGCTTTTCAGATTCTCAAACCCCAATTGGAAGTAAATCCAGAAGAAAACCCCCATTTTGATCCAAGGATGGGAATTGataaaaacaagattttgagaCCAAAACGGATGAGTTTTGAGTTTGTTGAGGAAGGCAAATGGACTAGGGATGCTGAGAGTCTGAAGTTAAAG AGTCAATTTGGTGAAGCAAAAGCAAGAGAACTGAAGGTGAAGCAAGCCCATCTGGCTAAGGCCAATGATGGTATCAATCCAAATTTGATAGTAGTATCCGAACGTGCCCCGAGAAAAGAGAAGCCCAAGGAAGTAATCCCAGATGTTGAGTGGTG GGATGCAAGTGTCCTCACCAGTGGCATATATGGCGACATAGCTGATGGTGTCATTACCGATAACGACCTGAAGATAGAAAAACTCACACATTACATTGAGCATCCGCGTCCCATAGAGCCACCTGCAGAAGCAGCGCCTCCACCACCCCAGCCTCTTAAACTGACAAAGAGGGAACAGAAGAAGCTGCGAACCCAGAGGCGTCTAtcaaaagaaaaggagaaacaGGAGATGATCAGACAAGGTTTGCTTGAACCACCAAAAGCAAAGGTGAAAATGAGCAACCTGATGAAGGTTCTTGGGCCTGAAGCAACACAGGACCCAACCAAGCTTGAAAAGGAGATCCGCACAGCAGCTGCCGAACGTGAGCAGGCTCACGTGGACAGGAACACAGCAAGGAAGCTAACTCCTGCAGAGAAACGTgagaagaaagagaggaagCTCTTCGACGATCCAACAACAACGCTGGAGACGATAGTGTCGGTGTACAAGGTGAACAAGCTTTCTCATCCTAAAGCTAGATTCAAGGTGGAGATGAATGCAAGACAGAACAGATTGACAGGGTGTAGCGTGATGACGGATGAAATGAGTGTGATTGTGGTGGAGGGTAAGAGTAAAGCCATAAAGAGATACGGGAAGGTTATGTTGAAGCGGATAAACTGGGAAGAGGCGGTGAAGAAGGATGATAAggaaggagaggaagaagatgaagacgaaGAGGAGAATAGTGAAAATAACAAGTGCTGGTTGGCTTGGCAAGGAAGCGTTGCGAAACAGAGTTTCCATAGGTTTCATGTACAAGAGTGCTTGACGGAATCAGCTGCCAAGAAAGTATTCAGTGATGCAGGTGTCGCACACTACTGGGATCTCGCTGTCAACTACACAGACGACTAA
- the LOC106361702 gene encoding protein RDM16-like isoform X2, with amino-acid sequence MNQGTKPTSEGSPHTRVQSSTTTPAVSAGTSSASALPHAVFPGPESTSNIEAVRKAQELAAKMTFRHDPSALNYFSGQAPTETMAVTQKPAKPPVLRVDALGREIDEHGNVISVTKPSNLTTLKVNINKQKKDAFQILKPQLEVNPEENPHFDPRMGIDKNKILRPKRMSFEFVEEGKWTRDAESLKLKSQFGEAKARELKVKQAHLAKANDGINPNLIVVSERAPRKEKPKEVIPDVEWWDASVLTSGIYGDIADGVITDNDLKIEKLTHYIEHPRPIEPPAEAAPPPPQPLKLTKREQKKLRTQRRLSKEKEKQEMIRQGLLEPPKAKVKMSNLMKVLGPEATQDPTKLEKEIRTAAAEREQAHVDRNTARKLTPAEKREKKERKLFDDPTTTLETIVSVYKVNKLSHPKARFKVEMNARQNRLTGCSVMTDEMSVIVVEGKSKAIKRYGKVMLKRINWEEAVKKDDKEGEEEDEDEEENSENNKCWLAWQGSVAKQSFHRFHVQECLTESAAKKVFSDAGVAHYWDLAVNYTDD; translated from the exons ATGAACCAGGGTACTAAGCCAACTTCAGAAGGTAGTCCACATACCAGAGTGCAATCATCGACTACCACTCCTGCTGTCTCTGCAGGAACATCTTCTGCTTCAGCACTGCCACATGCTGTCTTCCCTGGCCCTGAGAGTACTTCCAACATTGAAGCTGTTAGGAAAGCTCAGGAGTTGGCAGCAAAGATGACATTCCGTCATGATCCTTCAGCTCTCAATTATTTCTCAGGACAGGCACCCACAGAGACAATGGCTGTTACACAGAAACCGGCCAAGCCCCCTGTTCTGCGTGTGGATGCGCTTGGAAGGGAGATAGATGAACATGGGAATGTGATTAGTGTGACTAAACCAAGCAATCTTACTACATTAAAG GTTAACATCAACAAACAGAAGAAAGATGCTTTTCAGATTCTCAAACCCCAATTGGAAGTAAATCCAGAAGAAAACCCCCATTTTGATCCAAGGATGGGAATTGataaaaacaagattttgagaCCAAAACGGATGAGTTTTGAGTTTGTTGAGGAAGGCAAATGGACTAGGGATGCTGAGAGTCTGAAGTTAAAG AGTCAATTTGGTGAAGCAAAAGCAAGAGAACTGAAGGTGAAGCAAGCCCATCTGGCTAAGGCCAATGATGGTATCAATCCAAATTTGATAGTAGTATCCGAACGTGCCCCGAGAAAAGAGAAGCCCAAGGAAGTAATCCCAGATGTTGAGTGGTG GGATGCAAGTGTCCTCACCAGTGGCATATATGGCGACATAGCTGATGGTGTCATTACCGATAACGACCTGAAGATAGAAAAACTCACACATTACATTGAGCATCCGCGTCCCATAGAGCCACCTGCAGAAGCAGCGCCTCCACCACCCCAGCCTCTTAAACTGACAAAGAGGGAACAGAAGAAGCTGCGAACCCAGAGGCGTCTAtcaaaagaaaaggagaaacaGGAGATGATCAGACAAGGTTTGCTTGAACCACCAAAAGCAAAGGTGAAAATGAGCAACCTGATGAAGGTTCTTGGGCCTGAAGCAACACAGGACCCAACCAAGCTTGAAAAGGAGATCCGCACAGCAGCTGCCGAACGTGAGCAGGCTCACGTGGACAGGAACACAGCAAGGAAGCTAACTCCTGCAGAGAAACGTgagaagaaagagaggaagCTCTTCGACGATCCAACAACAACGCTGGAGACGATAGTGTCGGTGTACAAGGTGAACAAGCTTTCTCATCCTAAAGCTAGATTCAAGGTGGAGATGAATGCAAGACAGAACAGATTGACAGGGTGTAGCGTGATGACGGATGAAATGAGTGTGATTGTGGTGGAGGGTAAGAGTAAAGCCATAAAGAGATACGGGAAGGTTATGTTGAAGCGGATAAACTGGGAAGAGGCGGTGAAGAAGGATGATAAggaaggagaggaagaagatgaagacgaaGAGGAGAATAGTGAAAATAACAAGTGCTGGTTGGCTTGGCAAGGAAGCGTTGCGAAACAGAGTTTCCATAGGTTTCATGTACAAGAGTGCTTGACGGAATCAGCTGCCAAGAAAGTATTCAGTGATGCAGGTGTCGCACACTACTGGGATCTCGCTGTCAACTACACAGACGACTAA
- the LOC106359177 gene encoding sphingosine-1-phosphate lyase, whose amino-acid sequence MDSLSYSSVKSMLIQARGSLNSRLSEFEPLALLVAPLVTLFLAQVIGSVLGVVHEKGLKACLLGFIMGFLKMIPGVQSYIDAEKQKVVDQLQSGGSSKKNNWAKELPVKGLGVQVLEKMETEKRNDPNWQGKCSGTVYIGGNESEGHFTLINQACSMFAHTNPLHIDVFQSVVRFESEVVAMTAALLGSKETVSGEQICGNMTSGGTESIVLAVKSSRDYMKYKKGIKRPEMIIPESGHSAYDKAAQYFNIKLWRVPVGKDFRADVKAMRRHINRNTIMIVGSAPGFPHGIIDPIEELGQLALSYGICFHVDLCLGGFVLPFARKLGYQIPAFDFSVQGVTSISIDVHKYGLAPKGTSTVLYRNHEIRKHQFVAVTEWSGGLYVSPTIAGSRPGSLVAGAWAAMMSLGEEGYLENTGKIMEASKRLEEGVRGISELFVVGKPDMTIVAFGSKSLDIFEVNDIMSSKGWHLNALQRPNSIHICVTLQHVPVVDDFLQDLREAVETVKANPGPITGGLAPIYGAAGKMPDRGMVNELLVSFMDSQY is encoded by the exons atggattcTTTATCATATTCTTCGGTGAAATCTATGTTGATCCAAGCTCGAGGCTCGCTGAACTCGCGTCTGTCGGAGTTTGAGCCTCTGGCTCTTCTCGTTGCCCCGCTTGTCACTCTCTTTCTAGCTCAGGTTATCGGATCTGTGTTGGGCGTTGTCCACGAGAAAGGCCTGAAAGCATGTCTTCTGGGGTTTATCATGGGCTTCCTCAA AATGATTCCTGGAGTACAAAGCTACATAGATGCTGAGAAACAAAAG GTTGTTGATCAGTTACAATCTGGTGGCAGCTCTAAGAAAAATAATTGGGCTAAAGAACTGCCAGTAAAAGGTTTAGGTGTCCAAGTTCTTGAGAAAATGGAGACCGAGAAGAGAAATGATCCTAATTGGCAAGGAAAATGCTCTGGCACTGT ATACATAGGTGGAAACGAGTCTGAAGGACATTTTACATTGATAAATCAAGCATGTTCAAT GTTTGCGCATACCAATCCGTTGCATATAGACGTGTTCCAGAGCGTGGTGAGGTTTGAATCAGAAGTAGTCGCAATGACTGCTGCTTTACTCGGAAGCAAAGAAACGGTTTCAGGTGAACAGATATGCGGAAACATGACGTCTGGAGGAACAGAGAGTATAGTGTTGGCTGTGAAGTCATCTCGTGACTATATGAAGTACAAGAAGGGAATCAAACGACCAGAAAT GATTATACCTGAGTCGGGTCACTCGGCTTATGATAAGGCGGCTCAGTATTTCAACATCAAGTTGTGGCGAGTTCCAGTAGGCAAAGACTTCCGAGCTGATGTGAAGGCAATGAGGAGGCATATTAACAGAAACACCATCATG ATTGTTGGATCAGCACCAGGATTCCCTCATGGCATCATTGATCCTATTGAG GAGCTTGGTCAACTGGCTCTTAGCTATGGAATATGCTTTCATGTTGACCTTTGCCTTGGTGGATTTGTGTTACCTTTCGCTCGAAAGCTTGG GTACCAGATCccagcttttgatttttctGTACAAGGAGTCACTTCAATTTCCATTGATGTGCATAAATATGGTTTGGCTCCTAAAGGAACTAGTACAGTTCTCTACAGAAATCATGAGATCAGAAAG CACCAATTTGTTGCTG TAACTGAATGGTCAGGAGGACTATACGTGTCTCCAACAATAGCTGGGAGTAGGCCTGGTTCTTTGGTTGCTGGTGCTTGGGCTGCAATGATGTCACTAGGAGAAGAAG GCTATCTAGAAAACACAGGAAAGATAATGGAAGCATCAAAGAGACTAGAGGAAGG TGTAAGAGGAATCAGTGAACTGTTTGTCGTTGGAAAACCAGATATGACGATTGTGGCGTTTGGTTCTAAATCATTAGATATCTTTGAAGTTAATGACATCATGTCTTCCAAAGGTTGGCATTTGAATGCACTCCAGAGACCCAACAG CATTCATATATGTGTAACTCTTCAACACGTCCCTGTGGTGGATGACTTCCTCCAGGATCTGCGTGAAGCTGTAGAGACT GTGAAAGCAAACCCAGGACCAATCACAGGAGGCTTGGCTCCAATATATGGAGCAGCAGGTAAGATGCCGGACCGAGGGATGGTGAATGAGCTTCTTGTTAGTTTCATGGACAGTCAGTACTAA
- the LOC106361703 gene encoding zinc finger protein CONSTANS-LIKE 15: protein MSSSSERVPCDFCNERAAVLFCRADAAKLCLPCDRHVHTANLLSKKHVRSQICDNCGSEPVSVRCFTDSLVLCQECDWDVHGSCSVSDAHVRSAIEGFTGCPSALELGALWGIDLEGRKEEEKQVPVTMESFGMELDSWISGSDVLQELVVPVPKKGGSSCGRYKQVLCKQLEELLKSGGGGGDDGECDGEAGEEGNMVPEMQERLGWRRDEEEISGGGEVNQQPQTTSFTALLWNAANTSDGQRQSTQIWDFKLGQSREPEDSSRMKAAYVTKDAASFKINSFVEVKKNDTCSTKAKGVKEIFQDDYNQSTSGQVLTCESNNLPITFGSEKGSNSSSELNFTENIGGTSCKSTRLVATKADLERLAQNRDNAMQRYKEKRKTRRYDKTIRYESRKARADTRLRVKGRFVKATEAPYP from the exons ATGAGCAGCAGTAGCGAGAGAGTTCCGTGCGACTTCTGCAACGAGCGAGCGGCGGTTCTGTTCTGCAGAGCCGACGCAGCGAAGCTCTGTTTACCCTGCGACCGCCACGTGCACACCGCGAATCTCCTCTCCAAGAAGCACGTGCGGTCTCAGATCTGCGATAACTGCGGCAGCGAGCCGGTATCCGTGCGGTGCTTCACCGACAGCCTCGTCCTGTGTCAGGAGTGCGACTGGGATGTTCACGGGAGCTGTTCCGTCTCCGACGCTCATGTCCGGTCTGCCATCGAAGGGTTCACCGGTTGTCCTTCGGCGCTGGAGCTTGGAGCGTTGTGGGGGATTGATCTTGAAGGGaggaaggaagaagagaagcaagTGCCGGTGACGATGGAGAGTTTTGGGATGGAGTTGGATTCGTGGATCTCTGGATCTGACGTTTTGCAGGAGCTGGTGGTTCCTGTTCCCAAGAAAGGTGGATCTAGCTGCGGGAGGTATAAGCAGGTGTTGTGTAAACAGCTTGAGGAGCTGCTCaagagtggtggtggtggtggagatgaTGGTGAGTGTGATGGAGAAGCGGGAGAAGAAGGGAATATGGTTCCGGAGATGCAGGAGAGATTGGGATGGAGAAGAGATGAAGAGGAGATCAGTGGTGGTGGAGAAGTGAACCAGCAGCCtcaaacgacgtcgtttacAGCTTTGCTGTGGAATGCTGCTAATACTAGTGATGGCCAGAGACAGAGTACTCAg atttgggattttaaaTTGGGACAGTCAAGAGAACCCGAGGACAGTAGCAGAATGAAAGCTGCTTATGTTACAAAAGATGCTGCTTCATTCAAAATCAACAGCTTTGTTGAAGTCAAGAAGAATGATACTTGTTCCACTAAAGCCAAAGGTGTTAAAGAGATTTTCCAG GATGACTACAATCAATCTACTTCAGGGCAGGTATTAACGTGTGAGAGCAACAATCTTCCTATTACCTTCGGCTCCGAGAAAGGTTCAAACTCCTCCAGTGAATTAAATTTCACTGAAAACATTGGTGGAACTAGTTGTAAGAGTACAAGACTAGTGGCAACCAAGGCTGATCTGGAGCGGCTGGCTCAGAACAGAGACAATGCAATGCAGCGTTACAAAGAAAAGAGGAAAACACGGAG ATATGATAAGACCATAAGGTATGAATCGAGGAAAGCAAGAGCTGATACAAGGTTGCGTGTCAAAGGCAGATTTGTGAAAGCTACTGAAGCCCCTTATCCTTAG